The region CCGGCGCCGGCTTCCGCAACATCAGCTTTGAACTTGCCCGCGGCGAAATACTCGGTTTCGGCGGGCTGCACGGCCAGGGCCAGTCGGCGCTGCTCAGGGCGATCTTCGGCGCGGGCTCGATTTCGTCCGGCGAAATCGTGCTCGCCGGCAGCCGCTTCGATGCCTCGAGCCCTCGCGATGCGATAAGGCGCGGTTGCGCCTATGTCTCCGGTGACCGCGGCCGCGACGGTGTCATCAGCGGCCGGCCGATCCTCGAGAACGTCACGCCCATCCACTATCTGCGCGACCGGCTGATGATTGCGAGCCCCTCGAGGCTCCGCGACAGGGTCGCGCCGGCACTCGAAAGCATGCACACCAAATTCGCCAGTCTCTTGCACCCGATAAATTCGCTTTCCGGCGGCAACCAGCAGAAGGTCATCATCGCCCGCTGGCTGATCGACCGCCCGGACGTGCTGCTGCTCGACGACCCGACCAAGGGCATCGATCTTTCGGCCAAGGCCGACCTTTTCGTGCTGATCCGGCAATTGGCGTCCGAAGGCCTCGGCATCGTCCTCTATTCCTCGGAGGATGCCGAACTGCTCGGCAACGCCAACCGCATCCTGGTCTTCAACGGCGGATCCATTAGCCGCGAACTGACGGGCGCGGAACGCACCCGATACAATCTTTATCAAGCCGCTTACGAGGCCGCGTGATGGCAGAGATCGCAATCAGCACGACATCACGGCGCGCCGGCGGCCTCCGCAAACTCCTTGAGCGCTACCCCTTTCTACCGGCACTCGCCATCGTCCTGGCGCTGCTGGCCTTGAACGGCATCTTCTCGCCCAACAGCCTGAGTTATCGGTCGCTGACCGGGCTCTTGAGCACCTATATGGCGCTGATCCTCCTCGCGATCGCCCAGACCTATGTCGTCTATGCGGGCGACATCGACCTATCGGCCGGCTCGATCCTCTCGCTCGTCAATGTCGCGATCATCGTCTTGATGGAGAGATGGGAAGGGGGTGCCGGCGCCGTGCTGCTGGCGCTTGCGCTTGGCTTGGTGCTGGGGCTTGCCTGCGGTGTCGTCAACGGGCTCGTGGTCGCGGCACTGCGCCTGCAGGCGATCGTCGCGACCTTTGCGACGAGCATCTTCTTCACCGGCCTCGCGCTTTACATTCTGCCCGTTGCCGGCACCCCGGCGCCGGCCCTGTTCTGGCGCACCTATGGCGGCCGGCTGCTGGGCCTGCCCTTCGTCTTCTATATCCTGGCGGCGCTGATCGTGCTGCTGCTGGTGCTCGGCCGCGCGCGCCTCACCACACAACTGCTCGCTGTCGGCGACGACCAGCAGGCGGCCTATCAGACCGGATTGCCGGTGGTCTCGATCAGGATCAGGGGCTATCTGCTCTGCGGCCTTTTCTCGGCCCTTGCCGCTTTCTGCATCACGGGCGACACGGCAAGCGGCGATCCGCTCGTCGGCGGCAAGATGACGCTCTACAGCGTCGCCGCCGTGGTGCTCGGCGGCAGCGCCCTTTCCGGCGGCTGGGGAACCGTGATCGGCTCGCTCTTGGGCGCGCTGACGATCGGGCTCATCAACTCGGTGGTGTTTTTCATGGGCACGCCGTCCGAGTGGCAGAATTTCGTGCAGGGCTTCGCGATCCTCATCGTGCTGATGGCGGGCGTGCTCGCCGGCCGGAGGGCGCGCCCATGAGCAACGTCCTTTCCTTTTTCCGTCAGCCGATCGTCGTCGCTCTGTTCTTGATCGTGGTGCTCCTCTATCTTGGCGAAATACTGTCGCCGGGCTTTGCCACCGGCGGGCAGATCCTGCGGCTGCTGATCGTTGCTTCACTGCTCGGCATCGTCGCGGCCGGGCAGAACGTCGTCATCCTCGGCGGCAGGGAGGGGATCGATCTCTCGGTCGGCGGCGTGGTGTCGCTGTCGGCGATCATTGCTGGCAACGTGATGAACGGTGGCGATGCGGGTATTTTGCCGGCTATCGCCGCCTGCCTTGCGGCCGGCGCCTTCTTCGGCCTGCTGAACGGCCTCGGGATCACGCTCCTGCGTATCCCGCCGCTGGTGATGACGCTCGGTATGCTCGGCGTGCTGCAGGGCCTGCTCGTCGTCATCCGCATGGGCATTCCCTCCGGCCGCGCCGCGCCTGCTCTTTCGAGCTTCGTCACCCAGCCGCTGGTCTTCGGCATTCCGGGCATCATCTGGCTCTGGATCGCCATCGGCATCCTCATGGCCTTCATGCTCAACCGCACCGTCTTCGGCCACCGCATCTACGCGATCGGCTCGAATGAACACGCAGCCTTCATGGCGGGCGTCCCGGTTAGGCTCATGCGCATCGCGCTCTTCATGATCTCCGGCATGTTCGCCGCGATCGCTGGCCTCTGCCTGCTCGGCTATTCCGGCTCGTCCTTCGCCAATGTCGGGGAACAGTACACGCTCACCTCCATCATTGCGGTCGTCTTCGGTGGCACCTCGCTTGCCGGCGGCAAGGGCGGTTATACCGGCACCATGGCCGGCGCGATCCTGCTCGTCATCCTGCAAGGGATTCTCACCACGGTGAATATCGACGAGTCCGGCCGGCAGATGGTGTTCGGGGCGACGCTGCTGCTGCTTATGACCTTCTACGGCCGCGGACGGGCAATGCGCGCATGAGGGACCGGCCGAAGATCAAGGATATCGCCGAGCGGGCAGGGGTGTCGGCCGCCACCGTCTCGCGCGCGCTCGCCGATTCCACCCTGGTCACGGCCGAGACGCGCCAGCGAATCCACGATCTCGCGCGCGAGCTCAACTACCGTCCGAATGTCAGTGCCCGCAACCTCAGGACCCGCAAGTCCATGTCGGTGCTGCTCGTCGTCCGCGACGTCGGCAACCCTTTTTACCTCGACATTTTGAAGGGCGTCGAGGCGACGGCACGGGAAGCCGGCTATTCGGTATTGATGGGCAATACCGAGAACGATCCGCTT is a window of Sinorhizobium numidicum DNA encoding:
- a CDS encoding ABC transporter permease; amino-acid sequence: MSNVLSFFRQPIVVALFLIVVLLYLGEILSPGFATGGQILRLLIVASLLGIVAAGQNVVILGGREGIDLSVGGVVSLSAIIAGNVMNGGDAGILPAIAACLAAGAFFGLLNGLGITLLRIPPLVMTLGMLGVLQGLLVVIRMGIPSGRAAPALSSFVTQPLVFGIPGIIWLWIAIGILMAFMLNRTVFGHRIYAIGSNEHAAFMAGVPVRLMRIALFMISGMFAAIAGLCLLGYSGSSFANVGEQYTLTSIIAVVFGGTSLAGGKGGYTGTMAGAILLVILQGILTTVNIDESGRQMVFGATLLLLMTFYGRGRAMRA
- a CDS encoding ABC transporter permease gives rise to the protein MAEIAISTTSRRAGGLRKLLERYPFLPALAIVLALLALNGIFSPNSLSYRSLTGLLSTYMALILLAIAQTYVVYAGDIDLSAGSILSLVNVAIIVLMERWEGGAGAVLLALALGLVLGLACGVVNGLVVAALRLQAIVATFATSIFFTGLALYILPVAGTPAPALFWRTYGGRLLGLPFVFYILAALIVLLLVLGRARLTTQLLAVGDDQQAAYQTGLPVVSIRIRGYLLCGLFSALAAFCITGDTASGDPLVGGKMTLYSVAAVVLGGSALSGGWGTVIGSLLGALTIGLINSVVFFMGTPSEWQNFVQGFAILIVLMAGVLAGRRARP